The following proteins come from a genomic window of Ignavibacteria bacterium:
- a CDS encoding T9SS type A sorting domain-containing protein produces the protein MKAIMATLFLVSVILLSGLSSVSYAQNDTLVVYANSDKTLDQIISADVSTGGAQAHKVYKLVSTDTTYLFAAAITATSNISIVGKLGLNGRPATIQPDVLPDASVPGTFLILNKNGIKALLKNLYITGQSIAGSVNSPNAIGIIVKSDSCRLEVDNCVFEQWDQYALNYQGNMDKLFVYNTKFRNMVNSAGQWYVGEAVRNSGGNATDSLVMRNNTFFCVNAYAAAPVTGKILKYFEFIHNDVVWMFKNPFFAFNVTNAKINDNLFYAAWAGGISKTEYPWWDQLRSPEKGSLIDFDTLNVAIAKIFDPQDSTNANVRMLAEAKRTVEVKNNTYFWPQRVIDYIKAWNDTAHVDSVITATWMNQRTTNMFADSTTWPGFVEANNQNVDPGFGPSIDSVMDNKPEFGVGFLEYFKAVRTAKISTEVWGYHLQHVMQGVNWIPQWPLPEAKDLKYTNATLLTASTDGKPIGDLNWFNMAISGVKNYSSVVPKHFTLYEAYPNPFNPSTNIKFDLPQSGNVTLKIYDIQGRLVTTILNNEFKISGTYEYKVDLNRMASGIYLYTLQQNGQMLTKKMALLK, from the coding sequence ATGAAAGCTATAATGGCTACTTTGTTCTTGGTTTCTGTGATATTACTGTCCGGTCTTTCGAGCGTGAGCTATGCTCAGAATGATACTCTTGTTGTATATGCCAATTCGGATAAAACTCTGGATCAGATAATCAGTGCTGATGTTTCAACAGGTGGTGCACAGGCCCACAAGGTATATAAGCTTGTTTCCACCGATACTACCTACTTGTTTGCGGCTGCAATTACGGCAACCTCAAATATTTCGATTGTCGGCAAGCTTGGATTAAACGGAAGGCCAGCCACCATCCAGCCCGATGTTCTTCCCGATGCCAGCGTTCCCGGAACTTTTCTTATTCTGAATAAGAACGGAATTAAAGCTCTCCTGAAAAACCTTTATATTACCGGCCAGTCAATTGCCGGTTCAGTTAATTCTCCCAATGCAATTGGTATTATTGTAAAAAGCGACAGCTGCCGCCTTGAGGTGGACAACTGTGTCTTTGAGCAGTGGGACCAGTATGCGCTTAATTACCAGGGAAATATGGACAAGCTATTCGTCTATAATACCAAATTCAGGAACATGGTTAACAGCGCCGGCCAGTGGTATGTTGGAGAAGCGGTCCGCAATTCCGGCGGCAATGCAACCGATTCACTCGTAATGAGAAATAACACGTTCTTCTGCGTTAACGCATACGCGGCAGCCCCGGTAACAGGGAAAATATTAAAATACTTTGAATTTATACATAACGACGTAGTCTGGATGTTTAAGAACCCGTTCTTCGCCTTTAACGTAACAAATGCCAAAATTAATGATAATCTTTTCTATGCTGCATGGGCCGGCGGAATCAGCAAAACGGAATACCCGTGGTGGGACCAGCTGCGCTCTCCTGAAAAAGGTTCATTAATTGATTTCGATACACTGAACGTGGCAATTGCCAAGATATTCGACCCTCAGGATTCTACAAATGCAAATGTCAGAATGCTGGCTGAAGCAAAAAGAACGGTTGAGGTCAAGAATAATACGTATTTCTGGCCGCAACGAGTTATTGACTATATAAAGGCATGGAACGATACTGCTCATGTGGACTCGGTTATTACGGCAACCTGGATGAACCAGAGAACTACAAATATGTTTGCTGATTCTACAACGTGGCCCGGATTTGTTGAGGCAAATAATCAGAACGTTGACCCCGGATTTGGACCTTCAATTGACTCCGTAATGGACAATAAGCCGGAGTTCGGCGTCGGATTCCTGGAATATTTCAAGGCCGTAAGAACTGCAAAAATATCAACTGAGGTCTGGGGTTATCACCTCCAGCACGTTATGCAGGGTGTTAACTGGATTCCTCAGTGGCCGCTGCCCGAAGCTAAGGACCTGAAATATACCAATGCTACACTTCTTACTGCATCTACTGACGGAAAGCCGATTGGCGATCTGAACTGGTTCAATATGGCTATAAGCGGTGTGAAAAATTATTCTTCAGTTGTTCCAAAACACTTTACACTATATGAAGCTTATCCGAATCCTTTTAACCCTTCGACCAATATCAAGTTCGACCTGCCCCAAAGCGGAAATGTTACTCTTAAAATTTATGACATACAGGGCAGACTGGTTACAACGATTCTGAATAATGAATTTAAGATAAGCGGAACATACGAGTACAAAGTTGATTTGAACAGAATGGCCTCCGGCATTTACCTCTATACACTGCAGCAGAACGGCCAAATGCTGACAAAGAAAATGGCTTTATTAAAGTAA
- a CDS encoding AmpG family muropeptide MFS transporter, with product MNNFTGKKLSPAFWVPTLYFAEGLPFVAVATVSVLMYKDMGLSDSQIAFFTTLIAWPWTLKPFWGPLLEMFKTKKYFVVATQFIGGVAFGLLALTLPLSGFFKYSLVLFAIIAFNSATHDIAADGLYINVLSEKLQSKFIGWQGAFYNIAKVFSQGALVYIAGRLEVSAGVTQAWMIVMGIFGLVLLGLSLYHMKMLPAGNKAARVQNLNEAFSTFWDVVKTFFKKKNIWWAIAFIVFYRFAEGQAVKIVPLFLRSARTQGGLGLSTSEIGIIYGVFGAAAFVLGSILAGYFTAKRGLKKSLFILACFFNIPFAVYAFLAITTPTDFAIISLAVVFEYFGYGFGFVGLILFMMQQIAPGKYKMAHYAFATALMNLGFMIPSMISGLLSDFLGYKNFFIWVIIATIPSFLVTWLVPFTEHIDEKAEKEEMKASINE from the coding sequence ATGAATAATTTTACAGGAAAAAAACTTAGTCCTGCATTCTGGGTCCCTACACTTTATTTTGCCGAGGGACTTCCCTTTGTTGCGGTTGCAACGGTATCCGTGCTGATGTACAAGGATATGGGCCTTTCTGATTCTCAGATTGCTTTCTTTACAACGCTTATTGCGTGGCCCTGGACATTGAAACCGTTCTGGGGACCTTTGCTCGAGATGTTCAAGACAAAAAAGTATTTTGTTGTTGCCACGCAGTTCATAGGCGGTGTCGCATTTGGGCTCCTTGCCCTTACGCTGCCTTTATCCGGGTTCTTCAAGTATTCACTCGTCCTTTTTGCAATCATTGCTTTTAACTCGGCTACACACGACATTGCTGCCGACGGGCTTTATATAAATGTGCTTTCAGAAAAGCTGCAGTCCAAGTTTATTGGCTGGCAGGGGGCATTTTATAATATAGCCAAGGTATTCTCTCAGGGGGCACTGGTCTATATCGCAGGCAGGCTTGAAGTGAGCGCGGGAGTCACACAGGCATGGATGATTGTAATGGGCATCTTCGGACTTGTATTGTTAGGACTGAGCCTGTATCATATGAAAATGCTGCCAGCAGGTAACAAGGCGGCCAGGGTTCAGAACTTAAATGAAGCTTTTTCAACTTTCTGGGATGTGGTCAAAACATTCTTTAAGAAGAAAAATATCTGGTGGGCAATTGCATTTATAGTTTTCTACAGGTTTGCCGAAGGTCAGGCAGTAAAGATTGTACCGCTTTTCCTGCGCTCAGCGCGCACGCAAGGAGGCCTGGGACTTAGCACTTCCGAAATAGGAATAATCTACGGCGTATTCGGTGCTGCGGCATTTGTGCTCGGTTCAATTCTGGCAGGTTACTTTACTGCGAAGCGCGGACTGAAAAAATCTTTGTTCATTCTGGCGTGCTTCTTTAATATTCCGTTTGCGGTATATGCATTTCTGGCCATCACAACTCCCACGGACTTTGCCATTATCAGCCTTGCCGTTGTCTTTGAGTATTTCGGCTACGGGTTTGGATTTGTTGGGCTTATTCTTTTTATGATGCAGCAGATTGCACCCGGCAAATATAAAATGGCGCATTATGCTTTTGCTACGGCTCTGATGAATCTGGGCTTTATGATCCCTTCAATGATAAGTGGACTTTTATCTGACTTTCTGGGTTACAAAAATTTCTTTATATGGGTTATTATTGCCACTATCCCATCGTTTCTGGTTACCTGGCTTGTACCGTTTACAGAACACATCGATGAAAAGGCGGAGAAGGAAGAAATGAAGGCTAGTATTAACGAATAA
- a CDS encoding N,N'-diacetylchitobiose phosphorylase: MNYGYFDDLNREYVIERPDVPVSWTNYLGVEDFCTVISHNAGGYSFYKSPEHHRITRFRQNGIPLDRPGHYVYIRDDETGEYWSVSWQPVGKDLSKAKYTTRHGLSYSRFQSDYNGIESEQLLFVPLGDDVELWDVKIKNNGNNSRKLSVFTYLEFSFHHIEIDNQNLQMSLYASGSNYKDGIIEYDFFYEPWTYHFFASNFDPDGFDAVRDIFIGDYHTETNPAAVEEGFLRNSTELGNNHCASLHKKLTLEPGEETRLIFMLGVGSREENGYKIKEKYSDFNNVDNAFQKLKEYWDGKLSIFQVSTPHAGLNTMINIWTLYQAEVCVIWSRFASFVEVGGRTGLGYRDTSQDVMGVVHTNPVKTKERILQLLRGHTSMGYGLHLFDPNVFEPEEDKLPGVKLPTVVPTPSPQDIIHGIKDVCSDDALWLVASICEWIVETGDLDFFDYVVPFADKGEATVYEHLKKILDFSAEYTGKNGICQGLRADWNDCLNLGGGESAMVSFMHYWAINIFLVSAEKLGRQDDVQKYTEMAGKVKEACQRELWDGEWYLRGFTKKGIKIGTHKTGEGKIFLNSQSWAVYSEVADAERGMKCMDSVDKYLSSQYGLHLVWPAYSTPDDDIGYITRVYKGIKENGSIFSHPNPWAVIAECKLGRGSRAMKFYDAILPYNQNDIIEIRQAEPYSYCQFIMGRDHTAFGRARHPWLTGTAGWFYTAVTKYILGIRPSYYGLVIDPCIPKDWTGFEVKRKWRGALYNIKVLNPDGVEKGVKCISVNGEPIEGPVPVQAPGTENEVEVTMG, translated from the coding sequence ATGAATTACGGCTATTTTGATGACTTGAACAGGGAGTATGTAATAGAGCGCCCTGACGTTCCCGTTTCCTGGACGAACTACCTTGGAGTGGAGGATTTCTGCACGGTTATTTCGCACAATGCCGGCGGTTACTCTTTTTATAAATCACCCGAGCACCACAGGATTACGCGTTTCCGGCAGAACGGGATACCTCTGGACCGCCCCGGCCATTACGTCTATATTCGCGATGATGAAACAGGCGAGTACTGGTCAGTCTCCTGGCAGCCCGTGGGAAAAGACCTCTCAAAGGCAAAATATACAACGAGACACGGGCTTAGTTACTCCAGGTTTCAGTCGGATTATAACGGTATTGAATCTGAACAGCTCCTCTTTGTACCGCTTGGAGATGATGTGGAACTGTGGGATGTTAAAATAAAAAATAATGGAAATAATAGTAGAAAGCTGAGCGTTTTTACTTACCTTGAGTTCTCTTTTCACCATATTGAAATTGACAACCAGAACCTGCAGATGAGCCTTTATGCAAGCGGCTCAAATTATAAGGACGGCATCATTGAATACGATTTCTTCTATGAGCCGTGGACTTATCATTTCTTTGCTTCAAACTTTGATCCCGACGGCTTTGATGCCGTGCGCGACATTTTTATCGGGGACTACCATACGGAAACAAATCCTGCTGCTGTAGAAGAAGGCTTCTTAAGAAACTCCACCGAGCTTGGAAATAACCACTGCGCTTCGCTGCACAAAAAACTTACGCTTGAGCCTGGTGAAGAGACAAGGCTCATATTTATGCTTGGCGTTGGCTCAAGAGAAGAAAATGGGTATAAAATAAAGGAAAAGTATTCCGATTTTAATAATGTCGATAATGCTTTTCAAAAGTTAAAAGAATACTGGGATGGCAAACTCTCCATCTTCCAGGTCAGTACTCCTCACGCGGGGCTTAACACTATGATAAATATCTGGACGCTCTATCAGGCCGAGGTATGCGTCATTTGGTCGCGCTTTGCTTCATTTGTTGAGGTAGGCGGCCGCACCGGCCTGGGTTACCGCGATACATCGCAGGACGTAATGGGAGTTGTACATACCAACCCGGTAAAGACAAAAGAAAGAATTCTGCAGCTTTTGCGCGGCCATACCTCAATGGGCTATGGGCTTCATCTGTTTGACCCGAATGTCTTTGAGCCTGAGGAGGATAAGCTGCCCGGGGTTAAACTTCCTACCGTTGTACCAACACCAAGCCCGCAGGATATAATCCATGGCATCAAGGATGTATGTTCCGATGATGCCCTCTGGCTGGTGGCCTCAATCTGCGAGTGGATTGTGGAAACGGGTGACCTGGACTTCTTCGACTATGTTGTGCCTTTTGCAGACAAGGGTGAGGCAACGGTATATGAGCACCTCAAAAAGATACTCGACTTTTCTGCAGAGTACACGGGCAAAAACGGCATATGCCAGGGACTTCGTGCCGACTGGAATGACTGCCTTAATTTAGGCGGAGGCGAAAGCGCCATGGTATCATTTATGCATTACTGGGCCATAAATATATTTCTGGTTTCAGCTGAGAAACTGGGGCGTCAGGATGACGTTCAGAAATATACGGAGATGGCCGGGAAAGTTAAGGAAGCTTGCCAAAGGGAACTCTGGGACGGGGAGTGGTATTTAAGAGGATTTACAAAAAAAGGCATCAAAATCGGGACACATAAAACCGGGGAGGGCAAAATATTCCTCAACTCTCAAAGCTGGGCAGTCTATTCGGAAGTAGCAGATGCCGAAAGGGGAATGAAATGCATGGACTCTGTTGATAAATACCTTTCTTCCCAATATGGGCTTCACCTTGTTTGGCCGGCCTACTCAACGCCCGATGATGATATTGGATATATTACAAGAGTCTATAAAGGCATAAAAGAAAACGGCTCCATATTCAGCCACCCGAATCCCTGGGCCGTTATTGCAGAATGCAAACTGGGCCGCGGAAGCCGTGCAATGAAGTTCTATGACGCAATACTCCCTTATAACCAGAATGATATTATTGAGATCCGCCAGGCTGAACCTTACTCATACTGCCAGTTTATTATGGGGCGTGACCACACAGCCTTCGGACGTGCAAGGCACCCGTGGCTTACGGGAACAGCGGGATGGTTCTATACGGCAGTAACAAAATATATCCTCGGCATAAGGCCATCTTACTATGGGCTTGTAATTGACCCGTGCATACCAAAAGACTGGACGGGCTTCGAGGTAAAAAGGAAATGGCGCGGCGCACTTTATAACATAAAAGTCCTGAACCCCGATGGAGTTGAAAAGGGAGTTAAATGCATATCGGTAAATGGAGAGCCCATTGAAGGTCCGGTACCGGTTCAGGCTCCCGGAACAGAAAATGAA